One window from the genome of Candidatus Synechococcus calcipolaris G9 encodes:
- the pstS gene encoding phosphate ABC transporter substrate-binding protein PstS codes for MIFKIRPTRLVSILSTLVLAGTVAACGGEGDTGTDSGSGPTSTGETVALSGAGASFPAPLYQNWFATYAQDENPDVQISYQSVGSGAGLEQYISGTVDFGASDAPITGDRLKSFQDKYGADPIQVPMAGGAVVLAYNLPGVEELRISREVLCGIVEGKITTWNDPALVASNPGKDLPDMPITFAHRSDGSGTTFIFVNHINAACPDWPAGVGTSVDWPTGVGGQGNEGVAAQIQQNEGTIGYVEYAYAKLNDIARAQVENKSGNFIYPSPEAASKAFEGVPIPEDFGLVVPDPENPDAFPIAGLTWIMVYPEYQDAKKWEALKSTMIWALTEGTSTTQQLDYVPMPADIVERVKQVLDGVKAS; via the coding sequence ATGATCTTCAAAATTCGTCCAACTCGTCTAGTCTCTATTCTTTCTACCCTTGTCCTTGCGGGCACCGTTGCTGCCTGTGGTGGTGAAGGGGATACAGGTACAGATAGTGGTTCCGGCCCTACTTCTACGGGTGAAACCGTTGCCCTGAGTGGTGCGGGGGCAAGTTTCCCTGCTCCCCTATATCAAAACTGGTTCGCCACCTATGCCCAGGATGAAAATCCCGATGTCCAGATCAGCTATCAATCCGTTGGTAGTGGGGCCGGTCTTGAGCAATACATCAGTGGTACCGTGGACTTCGGCGCGTCCGATGCTCCCATCACTGGCGATCGGCTCAAGTCTTTCCAAGACAAATACGGTGCGGATCCAATCCAGGTTCCCATGGCCGGTGGAGCAGTGGTTTTAGCCTACAATTTACCTGGCGTTGAGGAATTACGGATTTCCCGGGAAGTTCTCTGCGGCATTGTTGAAGGCAAAATCACGACATGGAATGATCCCGCCCTTGTGGCATCCAACCCTGGCAAAGACTTGCCCGATATGCCCATTACCTTTGCCCACCGCTCCGATGGCAGTGGTACCACCTTTATTTTTGTGAATCACATTAATGCCGCTTGTCCTGACTGGCCCGCTGGTGTTGGCACCTCCGTTGACTGGCCCACGGGTGTGGGTGGTCAAGGGAACGAAGGGGTTGCCGCCCAAATTCAGCAAAACGAAGGCACCATTGGCTACGTTGAGTACGCCTACGCCAAGCTGAATGATATTGCCAGGGCCCAGGTCGAGAATAAGTCCGGTAACTTTATCTATCCCTCACCGGAGGCTGCATCTAAAGCCTTTGAAGGGGTTCCGATTCCCGAAGACTTTGGCCTGGTTGTGCCCGATCCCGAAAATCCCGATGCCTTCCCCATTGCTGGCTTGACCTGGATTATGGTCTATCCCGAATACCAGGATGCCAAGAAATGGGAAGCCCTCAAGTCCACGATGATTTGGGCCCTCACCGAGGGTACCAGCACCACTCAGCAACTAGACTACGTGCCCATGCCCGCCGATATTGTTGAGCGGGTCAAGCAGGTTCTAGATGGGGTTAAAGCCAGCTAA